One genomic window of Aggregatilinea lenta includes the following:
- a CDS encoding carbohydrate ABC transporter permease codes for MTLHRPRYAVHAALIVICLVLACPALYALQVSTLTLEEAFTVPPKLFPPSTDFYSNVSSLFEDQNFGHLLLNTFNVSMLVVIVKTLFAMLAGLAFVYFDFPGKWLLFFFILLTLLMPTELILLPLSALVSQLGWVRQDPQLALTIPFLASAVGTFLFRQHFNNIPRELVEAAQLDGAGPLRFLFLVLLPMSWNVIGAHAIIQFISMWHQYAWPVFIGLRPEDQMIQVGVRKAVIVGTQTDFGLLMAAGVVASIPPLVFFVLLQKQFMSGFALARDK; via the coding sequence ATGACCCTTCACCGTCCCCGCTACGCCGTGCACGCCGCGCTGATCGTGATCTGCCTGGTGCTGGCCTGCCCGGCGCTGTATGCGCTGCAAGTCTCGACGCTTACGCTCGAAGAGGCGTTCACCGTGCCGCCCAAGCTGTTCCCGCCCTCCACCGACTTCTACAGCAATGTATCAAGCCTGTTCGAGGACCAGAACTTCGGCCACTTGCTGCTCAACACGTTCAACGTGTCGATGCTGGTGGTGATAGTCAAGACGCTGTTTGCGATGCTGGCCGGGCTGGCGTTCGTCTACTTCGACTTCCCTGGCAAGTGGCTGCTATTCTTCTTCATTTTGCTCACGCTGCTCATGCCCACCGAGCTGATCCTGCTCCCGCTGTCGGCTCTGGTGTCGCAGCTTGGCTGGGTAAGGCAAGATCCGCAGTTGGCGCTGACGATTCCGTTCCTCGCCAGCGCGGTCGGCACGTTTTTGTTCCGCCAGCACTTCAACAACATCCCGCGCGAGCTGGTCGAGGCCGCGCAGCTCGACGGCGCGGGACCGCTGCGCTTCCTGTTCCTGGTGCTGCTGCCCATGTCGTGGAACGTGATCGGCGCGCATGCCATCATCCAGTTCATCTCGATGTGGCACCAGTATGCGTGGCCGGTCTTCATCGGCTTGAGGCCGGAAGACCAGATGATCCAGGTCGGCGTGCGCAAAGCGGTGATCGTCGGCACGCAGACCGACTTCGGCCTGCTGATGGCCGCCGGGGTCGTGGCCTCGATCCCGCCGCTGGTGTTCTTCGTGCTGCTTCAGAAGCAGTTCATGAGCGGCTTTGCGCTCGCTCGCGACAAATAA
- a CDS encoding carbohydrate ABC transporter permease, producing the protein MRKSRSLQSSPAQLARGALYLLTLLFLAGFFVPRYRGIESMLDLLLGAVTSLPDFVRGLVEYFRNMPGEQFWPSAVLGAGVGVVTTLFAALYHRNSGIASRPAAWRVVLIGIAGTLAGAASAQVLNVPLQHCTYAPDIDRTQFRLGLAVTAVSALLALAPLWALLRRVHSPRLRDRTGKFANTPLAYAFLLPTLLVLTLFLYYPTVSVMLTSLRRKIFPLPQERAVCLENYVSLASDTIYRNSLGTTLLITALIVLLSLSLSLAIATLASQKIRYAGLYRTLLIWPYAISPVVTGIIFLSMFRESGAGLINWALRSTLGTAPGWLTDQTLAPWVIVAAAAWNIIGFNILFYIAGLQNVPQDLLEAASLDGANRVQRFVRITFPLLSPFTFFLLVTNVTYSFYGIYGTVEALTPNGGPPLGPGGIDGGATNVLIFKLYTDAFSSGAPAGLAGAQAVLLFLMVAGLTVVQFRFIERRVTYEA; encoded by the coding sequence ATGCGGAAGTCCAGGTCGCTTCAGAGCAGCCCGGCGCAGCTGGCTCGCGGCGCGCTCTACCTGCTGACGCTGCTGTTTCTGGCAGGCTTCTTCGTGCCGCGCTACCGGGGCATCGAGTCGATGCTGGACCTGCTCCTGGGCGCGGTCACATCCCTGCCGGACTTCGTGCGGGGCCTCGTGGAATACTTCCGCAATATGCCGGGCGAGCAGTTCTGGCCGTCCGCCGTGCTCGGCGCGGGCGTCGGTGTTGTCACGACGCTGTTCGCCGCGCTTTATCACCGAAACAGCGGGATCGCTTCGCGCCCGGCGGCGTGGCGCGTCGTGCTCATCGGGATCGCGGGCACACTGGCCGGCGCGGCCAGCGCCCAGGTACTGAACGTCCCGCTCCAGCACTGCACCTATGCGCCGGACATCGACCGGACCCAGTTCCGGCTCGGCCTCGCCGTCACGGCGGTCAGCGCGCTGCTGGCCCTGGCCCCGTTGTGGGCGCTGCTGCGCCGGGTGCACAGCCCACGCCTGCGCGACCGGACCGGCAAGTTCGCCAACACGCCCCTGGCCTATGCCTTCCTGCTGCCGACGCTGCTCGTGCTAACCCTGTTCCTGTACTATCCCACCGTCAGCGTGATGTTGACCTCGCTGCGGCGCAAGATATTCCCGCTGCCGCAGGAACGGGCCGTCTGCCTGGAAAACTACGTCTCTCTGGCCAGCGACACTATCTACCGCAACAGCCTGGGCACCACGCTGCTGATCACCGCGCTGATCGTGCTGCTCAGCCTGAGCCTCTCGCTTGCGATCGCGACGCTGGCCAGCCAGAAGATCCGCTACGCGGGCCTGTACCGGACGCTGTTGATCTGGCCCTATGCGATCTCGCCGGTCGTCACCGGCATCATCTTCCTGTCCATGTTCCGCGAAAGCGGCGCGGGGCTGATCAACTGGGCACTGCGCAGCACGCTGGGCACCGCGCCCGGCTGGCTGACCGACCAGACGCTCGCGCCGTGGGTGATCGTCGCGGCGGCGGCGTGGAACATCATCGGATTCAACATCCTGTTTTATATCGCGGGCCTGCAAAACGTCCCGCAGGACCTGCTCGAAGCCGCCAGCCTCGACGGCGCGAACCGGGTGCAGCGCTTCGTACGCATCACCTTCCCGCTGCTGTCGCCGTTCACCTTTTTCCTGTTGGTCACCAACGTGACCTATTCGTTTTACGGCATCTACGGCACGGTCGAGGCGCTGACGCCCAACGGCGGCCCGCCGCTGGGTCCCGGCGGCATCGACGGCGGCGCTACGAACGTGCTCATCTTCAAGCTGTACACGGACGCGTTCTCGTCCGGCGCGCCCGCCGGGCTGGCCGGGGCGCAGGCCGTGCTGCTGTTCCTGATGGTCGCCGGGCTGACCGTCGTACAGTTCCGATTTATCGAGCGCCGCGTCACTTACGAGGCCTGA
- a CDS encoding ABC transporter substrate-binding protein yields MKKKLTFVLVMAALVVGLLPVTAFGTSHAQGDPVTITFVHIFPDDRDVRLETINQIAADFMAEHPNVTVNIEANTDSYAGVFESALRAAEQGTAPHVVQIEDTLRQIAIDSQSFVKIGDYASDEQLASIADIITPMRNYYNLDEEIWGLPWNASNPVMYYNPAMFEAAGLDPATPPQTFDEITAACDALMSAGIESLEGCINWPITSWLPEQWLSMQNALFINNDNGHSGRATEALIDSPEMLRIMTWWKDLADQGYFVYSGSTEAYTSEGLLFVTGKTAMHLSTSAGISNIMNFAPMMGSFTPEVAPFPKPDADATNGITPGGGSVWVMARHSDAETQAAVDFAFYLINTENDMRWHKASGYFPIRQSSIDALTEEGWFDENPAYRIPLDQLLDSQPNTANAGSVLGSAAQVRGVVVDTIQSIIDGGQDPAEALAAAKVRADQTIADYNSVIGD; encoded by the coding sequence TTGAAAAAGAAACTGACTTTCGTGCTCGTCATGGCGGCGCTGGTGGTTGGCTTGCTACCCGTGACCGCGTTTGGAACCTCACACGCACAGGGCGACCCGGTCACGATCACCTTCGTACACATCTTCCCCGACGACCGCGACGTCCGCCTGGAAACCATCAACCAGATCGCGGCGGACTTCATGGCCGAGCACCCAAACGTGACGGTCAACATCGAGGCGAACACAGATAGCTACGCCGGAGTCTTCGAGAGCGCGCTGCGCGCCGCCGAACAAGGCACCGCGCCGCACGTGGTCCAGATCGAAGACACGCTGCGCCAGATCGCGATTGACTCGCAGTCCTTCGTGAAGATCGGCGACTACGCCAGCGACGAGCAGCTGGCCAGCATCGCGGACATCATCACGCCCATGCGCAACTACTACAACCTGGACGAGGAGATCTGGGGGCTGCCCTGGAACGCCTCCAACCCGGTGATGTACTACAATCCGGCCATGTTCGAGGCCGCCGGACTGGACCCGGCCACGCCGCCTCAGACGTTCGACGAGATCACCGCCGCCTGCGACGCGCTGATGAGCGCCGGGATCGAATCGCTGGAAGGCTGCATCAACTGGCCGATCACGAGTTGGCTGCCGGAGCAGTGGCTCTCGATGCAGAACGCATTGTTCATCAACAACGACAACGGTCACAGCGGGCGCGCGACCGAAGCTCTGATCGACAGCCCCGAAATGCTGCGCATCATGACGTGGTGGAAGGATCTGGCCGACCAGGGCTACTTCGTCTACAGCGGCAGCACCGAAGCGTATACGTCCGAAGGACTGCTGTTCGTGACTGGCAAAACCGCCATGCACCTGAGCACCAGCGCGGGCATCAGCAACATCATGAACTTCGCGCCGATGATGGGCAGCTTCACACCCGAAGTCGCGCCCTTCCCCAAGCCGGATGCGGACGCCACGAACGGCATCACGCCCGGCGGCGGCTCGGTGTGGGTGATGGCGCGCCACTCGGACGCAGAAACGCAGGCCGCGGTGGACTTTGCGTTTTACCTGATTAACACCGAAAATGATATGCGCTGGCACAAGGCCAGCGGCTACTTCCCGATCCGCCAGAGTTCCATCGACGCGCTGACCGAAGAAGGTTGGTTCGACGAGAACCCGGCCTACCGCATCCCGCTGGACCAGCTTCTCGACTCGCAGCCCAACACGGCCAACGCCGGATCGGTGCTCGGATCGGCGGCACAGGTGCGCGGCGTAGTGGTCGACACCATCCAGTCGATCATCGACGGCGGGCAGGACCCGGCGGAAGCGCTGGCCGCCGCCAAAGTACGGGCCGACCAGACCATCGCCGACTACAACAGCGTGATCGGTGACTAA
- a CDS encoding polyprenol monophosphomannose synthase has translation MPKTVVMLPTYNEAENLPRMLEALLALPVGGLGVLVVDDTSPDGTGELADTWAKRTPDRVFVLHRKEKNGLGRAYVEGFKRALTLGADLIVQMDADFSHQPHYIPGLLDAARDSDMVIASRYTRGGTVDESWSPFRKLLSWFANSVYVRVVMGLPVSDATGGFRVWRRPTLIGIDLDRIRSNGYICNVELTYVTHRLGYKIREEPIHFPDRELGESKMSLRIQTEAALRTWQIRQRHRHLKPPMRRSQAYV, from the coding sequence ATGCCAAAAACCGTTGTTATGCTCCCAACGTACAATGAAGCCGAAAACCTCCCTCGTATGCTAGAGGCGCTGTTGGCGCTTCCCGTGGGGGGCCTGGGCGTGCTGGTCGTCGACGATACCTCGCCAGACGGAACCGGAGAGCTGGCCGACACGTGGGCCAAACGCACCCCTGACCGCGTCTTCGTGCTGCACCGCAAGGAGAAAAACGGCCTGGGCCGCGCCTACGTGGAGGGTTTCAAGCGCGCCCTGACGCTGGGCGCGGATCTGATCGTGCAGATGGACGCCGACTTCTCGCACCAGCCGCACTATATTCCCGGTCTGCTCGACGCTGCGCGGGACAGCGATATGGTCATCGCGTCGCGCTATACACGCGGCGGCACCGTCGACGAATCGTGGAGTCCGTTCCGCAAGCTGTTGAGCTGGTTCGCCAACAGCGTCTACGTCCGCGTTGTAATGGGCCTGCCCGTCAGCGACGCGACGGGCGGCTTCCGCGTGTGGCGACGCCCGACGTTGATCGGGATCGACCTGGACCGCATCCGCTCCAACGGCTACATCTGTAACGTCGAGCTGACCTACGTCACGCACCGCCTGGGCTACAAGATCCGCGAGGAGCCGATTCACTTTCCCGATCGCGAGCTGGGCGAGTCGAAGATGAGTCTGCGGATTCAGACGGAGGCGGCGCTGCGCACGTGGCAGATTCGCCAGCGCCACCGCCATTTGAAGCCGCCAATGCGCCGTTCGCAGGCGTACGTGTAA
- a CDS encoding glycosyltransferase produces the protein MDDVRRVLKLILLLGANVLLLVVLNRADLSFNGEWALYFLVVGLALKLWMPGGLSARRSTLLTAAAVLLVGELYLLSLAQAQLDVLSTPAGLAAYALTYAVTGTGLILAAQRALSLRPAGLHALAHARTARWALIVAAGLFLNVVLVTYYNTILWPYLWPKPILFIIVVVLGLLLWAPRWMYSLTAFRAVGLMMIFTGESYLLHTLRVTVEQFDALSLVHLVGFAGMYTVLVINVINQFSPRDNHLAPPVLGELPFVAVVIPTYGEPYDVLEKTLNSIKWLDYPPEDLVIVISDDGRRREIQDLARRHGVQYHPGPRKDAKAGNLNSALDYLVRHYPQTSLIVTQDADELVHPAFLQKTVGYFIDPKIAVVQTAKESSTPAGDPFGTRDRLFYDIMQPGRNGRGAALACGSGVVWRVSALLEIGGFATWNVIEDLTTTYYLHSAGYRSEYHNEVLSVGLAPDDIPGLLKQRGTWAVDTWRLILFDNPLRKPGLTVAQRLQYLELGLFYASAVFFTPLMMLTPLISLATGDYLPIEGAALFPWVAFSLLYYVILSQGYSFYLIRTWQYWIGHWPTYTQAFFTALVSRNKKPSYKVTRKTRQSGFYGYLLWVQFLYVFAGVAVAFRALLWEPETNLVTQLTNVILLMFFIFLISGICRAAFYGVDLAPWRVARSVIHSSVGLSWLRRKQDDVAWQSDTATLPSSPFRNASRVRRIDSKQ, from the coding sequence ATGGATGATGTACGCCGGGTGTTGAAACTGATCCTGCTGTTGGGCGCCAACGTGCTGCTGCTCGTGGTGCTAAACCGTGCTGACCTGTCCTTCAACGGCGAATGGGCGCTCTATTTCCTCGTCGTCGGTCTGGCGCTGAAGCTGTGGATGCCGGGCGGCCTGTCCGCGCGCCGGAGCACCCTGCTCACCGCTGCCGCCGTGCTGCTGGTCGGCGAGCTGTACCTGCTGAGCCTCGCGCAGGCGCAGTTGGACGTGCTGTCTACCCCCGCTGGGCTGGCAGCCTACGCGCTGACCTACGCAGTCACAGGGACGGGCCTGATCCTCGCCGCGCAGCGGGCGCTGTCGCTGCGGCCAGCGGGGCTGCATGCTCTCGCCCACGCTCGCACGGCGCGCTGGGCGCTGATCGTCGCTGCCGGACTGTTCCTGAACGTTGTGCTGGTCACCTACTACAACACGATCCTGTGGCCCTACCTCTGGCCGAAGCCAATCCTGTTCATCATTGTGGTGGTGCTCGGCCTGCTGCTGTGGGCCCCGCGCTGGATGTACAGCCTGACGGCGTTCCGCGCGGTCGGCCTGATGATGATCTTCACGGGCGAAAGCTACCTGCTGCACACGCTGCGCGTCACAGTGGAGCAGTTCGACGCGCTCTCGCTGGTGCACCTCGTCGGATTCGCGGGCATGTATACCGTCCTGGTAATCAACGTGATCAACCAGTTCTCCCCGCGTGACAACCACCTCGCGCCGCCGGTGCTGGGCGAGCTGCCGTTCGTGGCGGTGGTCATCCCGACCTACGGCGAGCCGTACGACGTGCTCGAAAAGACGCTCAACTCGATCAAGTGGCTGGACTACCCGCCGGAGGACCTGGTCATCGTCATTTCCGACGACGGACGCCGCCGCGAGATTCAGGACCTGGCGCGCAGACACGGCGTGCAATATCACCCCGGCCCACGGAAGGATGCCAAGGCAGGCAACCTGAATTCCGCGCTGGACTACCTCGTGCGGCACTACCCGCAGACCTCGCTGATCGTCACGCAGGATGCCGACGAGTTGGTTCACCCGGCGTTCCTTCAGAAAACGGTCGGCTACTTCATCGATCCCAAGATCGCGGTGGTCCAGACCGCCAAAGAATCGTCCACGCCCGCCGGGGATCCGTTCGGCACGCGCGACCGGCTTTTCTACGACATCATGCAGCCGGGCCGCAACGGGCGCGGCGCGGCGCTGGCCTGCGGCAGCGGTGTCGTCTGGCGTGTGAGCGCCCTGCTGGAGATCGGCGGGTTCGCCACCTGGAACGTGATCGAGGACCTGACCACCACCTACTACCTGCACAGCGCGGGCTATCGCTCCGAGTATCACAACGAAGTGCTGTCGGTCGGGCTGGCTCCGGACGACATCCCCGGCCTGCTCAAACAGCGCGGGACCTGGGCGGTGGACACGTGGCGGCTGATCCTGTTCGACAACCCGCTGCGCAAGCCGGGCCTGACGGTCGCCCAGCGCTTGCAGTACCTGGAGTTGGGGCTGTTCTATGCGTCGGCGGTGTTCTTTACCCCGCTGATGATGCTCACGCCGCTGATCTCATTGGCGACGGGCGACTACCTGCCGATCGAAGGCGCGGCACTGTTCCCGTGGGTCGCGTTCAGCCTGCTCTACTACGTGATCCTGTCACAGGGCTACAGCTTCTATCTCATCCGAACGTGGCAGTACTGGATCGGCCACTGGCCGACCTATACGCAGGCGTTTTTCACCGCGCTGGTTTCGCGCAATAAGAAACCGTCCTACAAAGTCACCCGCAAGACTCGCCAGTCCGGGTTCTACGGCTACCTGCTGTGGGTGCAGTTCCTATATGTGTTCGCTGGCGTCGCCGTCGCGTTCCGCGCGCTGCTGTGGGAGCCTGAAACCAATCTGGTCACCCAGCTTACGAACGTCATCCTGCTGATGTTCTTCATCTTCCTCATCAGCGGGATCTGCCGGGCCGCCTTCTATGGGGTGGATCTCGCGCCGTGGCGCGTCGCCAGGTCCGTGATTCATAGCTCTGTGGGGCTGTCGTGGCTGCGGCGCAAGCAGGACGACGTCGCCTGGCAGTCGGACACCGCCACCCTGCCATCATCGCCGTTTCGCAATGCCAGCCGGGTCAGACGTATCGATAGCAAACAGTAA
- a CDS encoding ArnT family glycosyltransferase, with product MHSNYVPEHSVDGLLTYANVRQQARLKPERILLIALLLLTLALRVTHINYNTLFVDEAIYATLGHEVMNENFSQNAPSWMFGSYLYPYIVGVADELGGVVAIRLLSALLSMMAVVFVYLTAKSIFGEMAALAAVLIFGLTGPSISLGQQAVIDALSMPLLAMALYLIITAALTPDRERQYLVAAGIAFTLSFLAKYISVLLLPALFGVWVVLHIFDGKSLWKIFTGFKWIWFVLPVALIAGIYGAVFSAELREVFKAENATQIATRLDVVNTVVQEIGIGVVLALLGLALVLVEAYRAIRPVAPATRRAQIRFRIQFVLIALGMTGALFSMQLYHFATANIRSLWKHDVFTLVFLAPLAGYAIVRLIRYAQTVSGSNARERRMFIAAVLFTTSVLFVNNAQNMNWSYQYSWPNASRTVRFLKTLDLSRDSFVMAAGSTVYEYYLQLRGDNRTLWFSMWFMEYQGTFGEQAIRSAVGNCALEVVILDDYYSPEWNPVLIPLLDQAGYQMVFSDLQVLSFGDPIGTRVFLPGDWGACGSRVENG from the coding sequence ATGCATTCAAATTACGTGCCTGAGCACAGCGTTGATGGCCTGTTGACCTATGCCAACGTGCGCCAGCAAGCACGCCTGAAGCCGGAACGTATTCTGCTGATTGCGCTGCTGCTGCTCACGCTAGCGCTGCGGGTGACGCACATCAACTACAACACGCTGTTCGTGGACGAGGCAATCTACGCCACGCTGGGCCACGAGGTCATGAACGAGAATTTTTCGCAGAACGCGCCATCGTGGATGTTCGGCTCGTACCTTTACCCGTACATCGTGGGTGTGGCCGACGAGTTGGGCGGCGTGGTCGCCATCCGCCTGCTGAGCGCGCTGTTAAGTATGATGGCCGTGGTGTTCGTGTACCTGACCGCGAAATCCATCTTTGGCGAAATGGCCGCCCTGGCCGCCGTGCTGATATTCGGCCTGACCGGGCCGAGCATCAGTCTCGGCCAGCAGGCGGTGATCGATGCCCTGAGCATGCCGCTGCTGGCGATGGCGCTGTACCTGATCATCACCGCTGCGCTGACGCCCGACCGCGAACGGCAGTATCTGGTAGCGGCGGGCATCGCGTTCACGCTCTCGTTTCTGGCCAAGTACATCAGCGTGCTGCTGCTGCCTGCCCTGTTCGGTGTGTGGGTCGTGCTGCACATCTTCGACGGCAAGAGCCTGTGGAAGATCTTTACCGGCTTCAAGTGGATCTGGTTCGTGCTGCCGGTGGCGCTGATCGCGGGCATTTACGGCGCGGTCTTCTCCGCCGAGCTGCGCGAAGTATTCAAGGCCGAGAATGCCACCCAGATCGCCACCCGTCTCGATGTCGTGAATACCGTCGTGCAGGAGATTGGGATCGGCGTCGTGCTGGCCTTGCTCGGGCTGGCGCTGGTGCTCGTCGAGGCCTACCGCGCCATACGGCCCGTTGCGCCAGCAACCCGCCGCGCCCAGATCCGCTTCCGCATTCAGTTCGTGCTGATCGCACTGGGCATGACCGGCGCACTGTTCAGCATGCAGCTCTACCACTTCGCAACCGCCAATATCCGGTCGCTGTGGAAGCACGACGTCTTCACGCTCGTGTTCCTGGCTCCGCTGGCCGGGTACGCCATCGTGCGGCTGATTCGCTATGCGCAAACCGTGTCCGGGTCCAACGCCCGCGAGCGGCGCATGTTCATCGCGGCGGTGCTGTTCACGACCAGTGTCCTGTTTGTGAACAACGCCCAGAACATGAACTGGAGCTACCAGTACAGCTGGCCCAACGCATCACGCACTGTCCGGTTCCTGAAGACGCTCGATCTCAGCCGCGACAGCTTTGTCATGGCCGCCGGATCGACCGTTTACGAGTACTACCTTCAGCTTCGCGGGGATAACCGCACCCTGTGGTTCAGCATGTGGTTCATGGAATACCAGGGCACCTTTGGGGAGCAGGCGATTCGCAGCGCGGTTGGCAACTGCGCGTTGGAAGTCGTCATCCTGGACGACTATTACTCGCCGGAATGGAACCCCGTGTTGATCCCGCTGCTGGATCAGGCGGGCTACCAAATGGTCTTCAGTGACCTGCAAGTCTTGAGCTTCGGTGATCCAATTGGTACGCGAGTCTTTCTGCCGGGAGATTGGGGAGCGTGTGGGAGTCGAGTCGAAAATGGATGA
- a CDS encoding glycosyltransferase family 39 protein, which yields MQLHTDAGPTTSIRLRAVTAPRLTSERILLLALLGVIFLLRIIPLHYNTLFIDDAIYATLGHDILRHDFSQGASKWIFGSYAYPVLSALADSVGGEVGIRVLGALLGLLSSFFVYLSTQRLFGTAAGLWGLFFFGLSGCSVALGQQSVIDSLSVPFLALSLFCLVLAYQPGTRRKRLLFAAGLALSVSMLAKYISLLYLPALMGLFIAFNLREGRGLRAIVADMQWVYLAVPVIVLFGGYAAIYYSDLLEVLTGDYSRQIVSRGEVANTIIEELGVLFLMALLGLFFVIRTTQRTYELSIKKGFLLLGGVALLFASFLTLPAYHLASSNIRSISKHDVYVLVFLAPLAGYALAATAEWLTGEMHPITPMRQVVQVGGTVVTIVLALGFIGQSQQQIRTFHRSWPNAASTVDFLRTLDIGPRNTVLASASAIYEYYLDLGPASREVWSNMWYLEYQGLTGKDALTTAVGVCTFDVVITDDFYSPEVNWYLEPLLADTGYKLAYSTREDIGSSSSKVSIRVYVPSNSGECAVRFNASPGNS from the coding sequence ATGCAGCTGCATACAGATGCCGGACCAACAACTTCCATTCGGCTGCGCGCCGTCACTGCTCCACGCCTCACCTCCGAGCGGATTCTTCTGCTCGCACTGTTGGGCGTGATCTTTCTGCTGCGCATCATCCCCCTGCACTACAACACGCTCTTTATCGACGATGCTATCTACGCCACCCTGGGCCACGACATCCTGCGGCACGATTTTTCGCAGGGGGCCAGCAAGTGGATCTTCGGCTCCTACGCATACCCGGTGCTCTCAGCGCTGGCCGATTCCGTTGGCGGCGAGGTGGGCATTCGCGTCCTCGGCGCGCTGCTCGGCCTCCTGAGCAGCTTCTTCGTCTATCTGTCCACGCAGCGGCTGTTTGGCACGGCGGCAGGTCTGTGGGGCCTGTTCTTCTTCGGGTTGAGCGGATGCAGTGTCGCGCTGGGCCAGCAGTCCGTGATCGATTCGCTGAGCGTGCCGTTCCTGGCGCTGAGTCTGTTCTGTCTCGTGCTCGCCTACCAGCCGGGCACGCGGCGCAAACGATTGTTGTTCGCCGCCGGGCTGGCGCTGAGCGTGTCGATGCTGGCCAAGTACATCAGCCTGCTCTACCTCCCCGCACTGATGGGCCTCTTCATCGCCTTCAACCTGCGCGAGGGACGCGGCCTACGAGCCATCGTCGCGGATATGCAGTGGGTCTATCTGGCCGTGCCTGTGATCGTGCTGTTCGGCGGTTACGCGGCCATTTACTATAGCGACCTGCTCGAAGTGCTCACCGGCGACTATTCGCGCCAGATCGTGTCACGCGGTGAGGTCGCCAACACTATCATCGAAGAGCTGGGTGTCCTGTTTCTGATGGCGCTGCTGGGACTGTTCTTCGTGATCCGCACCACCCAACGCACGTACGAACTCAGCATCAAGAAGGGATTCTTACTATTGGGCGGGGTAGCGCTGCTGTTTGCGTCGTTTCTGACCCTGCCCGCCTACCATCTGGCGTCGTCGAATATTCGCTCGATCTCGAAGCACGACGTTTACGTGCTGGTCTTCCTTGCGCCGCTGGCGGGATACGCCCTGGCGGCCACTGCGGAATGGCTGACCGGCGAGATGCACCCGATCACCCCGATGCGACAGGTGGTTCAGGTCGGCGGCACGGTGGTAACCATTGTGCTGGCGCTCGGCTTTATCGGCCAGTCCCAGCAGCAGATCCGCACCTTTCATCGCAGCTGGCCAAACGCCGCCAGCACGGTGGACTTCTTGAGAACGCTGGACATCGGGCCGCGAAACACGGTGCTTGCGTCGGCTTCGGCCATCTACGAATATTATCTGGATCTCGGCCCAGCCAGCCGTGAGGTTTGGTCCAACATGTGGTACCTGGAATACCAGGGCCTGACCGGCAAAGACGCTCTCACGACGGCGGTTGGCGTGTGCACCTTCGACGTAGTGATCACGGATGACTTCTACAGCCCGGAAGTGAACTGGTATCTTGAGCCACTTCTGGCAGACACCGGCTATAAGCTGGCCTATTCGACCCGCGAAGATATCGGCTCGAGCAGTTCGAAGGTGAGCATTCGCGTATACGTTCCGTCGAATTCAGGCGAGTGTGCCGTGCGGTTTAACGCCTCCCCAGGTAACTCCTAG
- a CDS encoding endo-1,4-beta-xylanase yields the protein MAEQRGILIGTAVEPLPLRADADYAQTIPREFNLLTSENVLKMGPLRPDLLTYYFQEADFLVDFAESNGMKVRGHTLVWHNQLPEWLTNRTYSPSEMTWILNDHITTVMDHYKGRIWAWDVVNEAVLDDGSLRPTVFLQALGPEYIEKAFRWAHAADPDALLFYNDYGAEGLNEKSDAIYTLVKDLVERDVPIDGVGLQMHVDIAFPPNPADVAANILRLSALGLQVQITEMDVVTSGDPADAERQAEIYAEMLQVCLEAPACTAFETWGFTDRYTWQGTQTAPLLFDAQYQPKLAYFALRDVLSRPTP from the coding sequence TTGGCGGAACAACGAGGCATCCTGATCGGCACCGCTGTCGAGCCGCTACCGCTGCGCGCCGACGCCGACTATGCCCAGACCATCCCCCGCGAGTTCAACCTGCTCACCTCTGAAAACGTGCTCAAAATGGGCCCGCTGCGCCCCGATCTGCTCACCTACTATTTTCAGGAAGCGGACTTCCTGGTCGATTTTGCCGAATCGAACGGCATGAAGGTGCGCGGTCATACGCTGGTGTGGCACAACCAGCTCCCCGAATGGCTCACCAACCGGACCTACAGCCCCAGCGAGATGACCTGGATCCTGAACGACCACATCACGACCGTCATGGACCATTATAAGGGCCGGATCTGGGCCTGGGATGTGGTCAACGAGGCCGTGCTGGACGACGGCAGCCTGCGTCCCACCGTGTTTCTGCAGGCATTGGGGCCAGAGTACATCGAGAAGGCATTCCGCTGGGCGCATGCCGCCGACCCCGACGCGCTGCTGTTCTACAACGACTATGGCGCGGAAGGGCTGAATGAAAAATCGGACGCGATCTACACGCTGGTCAAGGACCTGGTGGAGCGCGACGTGCCCATCGACGGCGTGGGACTGCAAATGCACGTCGATATTGCCTTTCCCCCCAATCCGGCAGACGTAGCAGCCAACATCCTGCGGCTGTCGGCGCTGGGCCTCCAGGTCCAGATCACCGAAATGGACGTGGTGACCTCCGGCGACCCGGCGGACGCCGAGCGTCAGGCGGAGATTTACGCGGAAATGCTCCAGGTCTGCCTGGAAGCGCCCGCATGTACGGCATTCGAAACGTGGGGCTTCACGGATAGGTATACGTGGCAGGGAACGCAGACCGCGCCGCTGCTGTTTGATGCCCAATACCAACCCAAACTGGCCTATTTTGCGCTGCGTGATGTCTTGAGTCGCCCGACACCTTAA